One window of the Rhizorhabdus dicambivorans genome contains the following:
- a CDS encoding M13 family metallopeptidase — protein sequence MNKFLIALAAGTMLVPAANGSAVAATARPAAKPTYGSFGFDTAGMDRAVKPGDDFYGYANGQWAKTTAIPADRSNFGMFTVLDELSMSRSHDLLEKAKPGTRIGDFYASFMDEKAVDAAGIAPLTPTLKSIEALADKSAVAGKMGALLRDGMVTPFVIYVDQDDKDPENYIPIMRQRGLGMPDRDYYLKTDAEIARTRAGYQAYLAQLLTLAGEAQAEQRAAQVLAFETELAKVQWTRVDSRDSSKTYNKWARADFAKNAPGFDWDAYFKAAGLDHQDRFLVGQPTAFAGMARAIEAAPLGVLKDYLLVAAINTQAPYLSKAFVDAEFAFNQTILSGTPQNSERWKRGVTLVKNLVGEDLGQEYVKLWFTPETKAAADDLVRNIIAAMGKRIDGLSWMAPETKVKARAKLAAFMPKIGYPSKWRDYSGLGIKRGDLLGNVMRANAFDWQRNLNKLGKPIDRTEWQMTPMEINAYANFSMNEIVFPAAILQPPFFDPHADPAVNYGGIGAVIGHEISHHFDDQGAKYDMHGRLADWWTPEDVKNFGVLTNQIVKQYDAYEPLPGMHVQGALTQGENIADLAGLTVAYEAYQMALNGRKAPVIDGFTGDQRFYLGWAQVWRRNYREANLRQRLLTDPHSPSVQRAWVVRNLDPFYPAYDVKAGEKMYLSPAERIRIW from the coding sequence ATGAATAAATTCCTGATCGCGCTGGCGGCGGGCACCATGCTTGTGCCGGCCGCGAACGGCTCTGCCGTTGCCGCCACCGCCAGGCCCGCCGCAAAGCCCACCTATGGCAGCTTCGGCTTCGATACGGCGGGCATGGACCGCGCCGTCAAGCCCGGCGACGATTTCTACGGATATGCCAATGGCCAATGGGCGAAGACGACGGCGATCCCGGCGGATCGCTCCAATTTCGGCATGTTCACCGTGCTCGACGAGCTGTCGATGTCGCGCAGCCACGACCTTCTCGAAAAGGCGAAGCCCGGCACGCGGATCGGCGATTTCTACGCCAGCTTCATGGACGAGAAGGCGGTCGACGCCGCCGGCATCGCTCCGCTGACGCCCACCCTGAAGTCGATCGAGGCGCTGGCGGACAAAAGCGCGGTGGCGGGCAAGATGGGCGCGCTGCTGCGCGACGGCATGGTCACGCCCTTCGTCATCTATGTCGATCAGGACGACAAGGATCCGGAGAATTATATCCCGATCATGCGCCAGCGCGGGCTCGGCATGCCCGACCGCGACTATTATCTGAAGACCGATGCCGAGATCGCCAGGACCCGCGCCGGCTATCAGGCCTATCTCGCTCAGCTCCTCACCCTGGCGGGCGAAGCGCAGGCCGAGCAGCGTGCGGCGCAGGTGCTGGCCTTCGAGACCGAACTGGCCAAGGTGCAGTGGACGCGCGTCGATTCGCGCGACAGCAGCAAGACCTACAACAAATGGGCGCGCGCGGATTTCGCGAAGAACGCCCCCGGCTTCGATTGGGATGCCTATTTCAAGGCCGCCGGCCTCGACCATCAGGATCGCTTCCTTGTCGGCCAGCCCACCGCCTTCGCCGGCATGGCCCGCGCGATCGAGGCGGCGCCGCTCGGCGTGCTCAAGGATTATCTGCTGGTCGCGGCGATCAACACGCAGGCGCCCTATCTGTCCAAGGCCTTCGTCGATGCCGAGTTCGCGTTCAATCAGACCATCCTGTCCGGCACCCCGCAGAACAGCGAGCGGTGGAAGCGCGGCGTCACCCTGGTCAAGAATCTGGTCGGTGAGGATCTCGGCCAGGAATATGTGAAGCTCTGGTTCACCCCGGAGACCAAGGCTGCTGCCGACGATCTGGTGCGCAACATCATCGCCGCGATGGGCAAGCGGATCGACGGCCTCAGCTGGATGGCGCCCGAGACCAAGGTGAAGGCGCGCGCCAAGCTGGCCGCCTTCATGCCCAAGATCGGCTATCCGTCGAAATGGCGGGATTATTCGGGGCTGGGGATCAAGCGCGGCGATCTGCTCGGCAATGTGATGCGCGCCAACGCCTTCGACTGGCAGCGCAACCTGAACAAGCTCGGCAAGCCGATCGACCGGACCGAGTGGCAGATGACGCCGATGGAGATCAACGCCTACGCCAATTTCAGCATGAACGAGATCGTCTTCCCCGCGGCGATCCTGCAGCCGCCCTTCTTCGATCCGCATGCCGATCCGGCGGTGAACTATGGCGGCATCGGCGCGGTGATCGGCCATGAGATCAGCCATCATTTCGACGATCAGGGTGCGAAATACGACATGCACGGCCGCCTGGCCGACTGGTGGACACCCGAAGACGTCAAGAATTTCGGTGTGCTGACCAACCAGATCGTCAAACAGTATGACGCCTATGAGCCGCTGCCCGGCATGCATGTCCAGGGCGCGCTGACCCAGGGCGAGAACATCGCCGATCTGGCGGGCCTCACCGTTGCCTATGAGGCCTATCAGATGGCGTTGAACGGCAGGAAGGCGCCGGTGATCGACGGCTTCACGGGGGACCAGCGCTTCTATCTGGGCTGGGCCCAGGTCTGGCGCCGCAACTATCGCGAGGCGAACCTGCGCCAGCGGCTGCTCACCGATCCCCACTCGCCCTCGGTCCAGCGCGCCTGGGTGGTCCGCAACCTCGATCCCTTCTACCCGGCCTATGACGTCAAGGCGGGGGAGAAGATGTACCTGTCGCCCGCCGAGCGGATAAGGATCTGGTGA